A section of the Paenibacillus odorifer genome encodes:
- a CDS encoding nucleotidyltransferase domain-containing protein, producing MVKSVLSDILLTPDKTQLHSELLEEIGQYITQEILNHPLMKEESQRVSILLDGSTALGVVDEQSDVDVIIICQDEYYSSINHRFEQAGLIPEQSSFFMDLRLPSGKSGHYTLHKISEIKAALMSGSMEWLWNASVSYIYYDRLDVKSLFDAYVPLQPEVLMRFRKNSYIQLRSYAKSLDNPVVRGDAFPILFLAVSLYKEALRCAITIEGYPYPYDKWLVPVAKQTTVGRKITECAGDFWSFIRDDESFAPMYQEDNNFVKMEKRFRKILVKEFRMRGIDEPWLVEWWKFMEE from the coding sequence ATGGTGAAATCAGTGTTGTCGGATATTTTATTAACACCTGATAAGACGCAGCTTCATAGTGAATTGTTAGAGGAAATTGGGCAGTATATCACGCAAGAAATTCTAAATCATCCGTTAATGAAAGAGGAGAGTCAGCGGGTAAGTATTCTCCTTGATGGATCGACCGCACTTGGTGTGGTGGATGAGCAGTCGGATGTGGATGTAATCATTATTTGTCAGGACGAGTATTATAGCAGCATTAATCATCGGTTCGAGCAAGCGGGGTTGATCCCGGAGCAAAGTAGTTTTTTTATGGATTTACGACTTCCCAGCGGCAAGTCCGGACATTACACACTGCATAAAATATCAGAAATCAAAGCGGCGTTAATGAGCGGAAGTATGGAATGGCTGTGGAATGCTTCTGTTTCTTATATCTACTATGACCGATTGGATGTAAAGTCACTTTTTGATGCCTATGTGCCCCTCCAACCTGAAGTTCTAATGAGATTTCGTAAGAATTCATACATACAGTTAAGAAGTTATGCCAAAAGCTTAGATAATCCTGTAGTGCGTGGCGATGCCTTTCCTATTTTATTTTTAGCGGTTTCTCTTTATAAAGAAGCATTACGCTGTGCCATTACTATTGAAGGTTATCCCTACCCCTACGACAAATGGCTGGTACCTGTAGCCAAACAAACGACTGTCGGACGAAAGATTACGGAGTGTGCGGGCGATTTTTGGAGTTTTATTAGAGATGATGAATCCTTTGCCCCTATGTACCAAGAGGATAATAACTTTGTCAAAATGGAAAAACGTTTCCGGAAGATACTTGTAAAGGAATTCCGCATGCGGGGGATCGATGAACCTTGGTTAGTAGAGTGGTGGAAGTTTATGGAGGAGTGA
- a CDS encoding WecB/TagA/CpsF family glycosyltransferase codes for MDGTVSILGVPFSKLTLHETTLHLTKHIQSGEPKLFHLITANPEITITSQSDELLRTILQEADLITPDGIGIVMASKRKGDPIAERVTGYELLLELLEQGNSLGWSFYFLGTDELTSCKAVEKITELYSNVKIAGRHNGFLTKEEEPAIVAEIQRAQPDFLIVAMGAPYSDKWVYKHKQELTQVKVVFGVGGSLDVIAGKVTPAPALWKKLNLEWLHRLLFAPVAKGQKSRWRRQAVLPKFVFRAMIKK; via the coding sequence ATGGACGGGACAGTTTCAATATTAGGAGTTCCCTTTTCAAAACTAACACTACATGAGACAACACTTCATCTAACAAAACATATTCAATCCGGAGAACCGAAACTTTTCCATTTGATCACGGCTAACCCGGAAATTACGATAACAAGTCAATCGGACGAGTTGCTACGAACCATACTTCAAGAAGCGGATTTAATCACTCCTGACGGGATTGGCATTGTGATGGCTTCAAAAAGAAAAGGCGATCCTATTGCTGAGAGGGTAACTGGATATGAGCTGCTTCTTGAGCTTTTGGAGCAAGGAAATAGCTTGGGATGGAGTTTTTATTTCTTGGGAACAGATGAGCTTACCAGTTGTAAAGCGGTCGAAAAGATCACGGAGTTATATTCGAATGTGAAGATTGCAGGAAGACATAATGGTTTTCTTACCAAGGAAGAGGAGCCTGCCATTGTAGCAGAGATTCAGCGTGCACAGCCGGATTTTCTGATCGTTGCGATGGGGGCGCCATACTCTGACAAATGGGTATATAAGCACAAACAGGAGCTTACGCAGGTAAAAGTTGTTTTTGGCGTGGGGGGCAGCTTGGATGTAATAGCGGGAAAAGTTACTCCTGCACCAGCGCTATGGAAAAAACTCAATCTGGAGTGGTTGCATCGACTTTTGTTCGCTCCAGTTGCGAAGGGACAAAAGTCGCGATGGCGCAGACAGGCAGTTCTGCCCAAATTCGTGTTCCGAGCTATGATTAAGAAATGA
- a CDS encoding ABC transporter ATP-binding protein, translating into MQHRTTEVTSSPEAHTAAPALEVSGISKSFFHRRRETKVLNNVSLKVEQQEFVSIVGPSGCGKSTLFHMIGGLVKPDAGTIRMNGKVVTGQRGEISYMPQQPALFPWRTIEDNVLLAGEIKGALRDGAREEARQWLAKVGLSGFEHAYPHMLSGGMQQRAAFLRALLAPQELMLLDEPFSALDALTRSEMQRWLLELWEENRRSVLFITHNIEEALLLSNRIYVFSGRPGSILHTVDVPFPRPRRDEITDSPEFLKLKRQLSQWMREEQAKNRQPLA; encoded by the coding sequence ATGCAACACAGAACAACAGAAGTCACCAGCTCTCCTGAAGCTCATACCGCGGCACCCGCCCTTGAAGTGAGCGGCATCTCCAAATCTTTTTTCCATCGTCGCCGTGAGACAAAAGTTCTGAATAATGTCTCTCTCAAGGTAGAGCAACAAGAATTCGTTTCGATCGTTGGTCCTTCCGGCTGCGGAAAAAGCACCTTATTCCATATGATTGGCGGCCTTGTGAAACCCGATGCAGGCACGATCCGCATGAACGGTAAGGTCGTTACAGGTCAACGCGGTGAAATTAGTTATATGCCGCAGCAGCCTGCTCTTTTTCCTTGGCGTACGATTGAGGATAATGTGCTGCTTGCTGGGGAGATCAAGGGCGCACTGCGGGATGGAGCCCGCGAGGAAGCACGCCAGTGGCTTGCCAAGGTTGGGTTAAGCGGGTTCGAACATGCTTATCCGCATATGCTGTCTGGCGGGATGCAGCAGCGTGCAGCTTTTCTCAGAGCATTACTCGCTCCGCAGGAGCTAATGTTGCTGGATGAACCTTTCAGCGCACTCGATGCACTAACTCGCAGTGAAATGCAGCGCTGGCTGCTTGAGCTGTGGGAAGAGAATCGCCGCTCTGTGCTGTTCATTACTCACAACATCGAAGAAGCGTTGCTGCTCTCTAATCGTATCTATGTATTTTCCGGCCGCCCCGGCTCCATCCTGCATACAGTCGATGTGCCGTTTCCGCGGCCACGCCGTGATGAGATTACGGACTCTCCCGAGTTCCTTAAGCTCAAACGCCAGTTGTCACAGTGGATGCGAGAGGAACAAGCTAAAAATAGGCAGCCGCTAGCTTAA
- a CDS encoding ABC transporter permease: MRSTWKLIWPPLVAVVFFLTVWQLSVSVFHIESWILPSPADIARESTSNASGLWAHTMATLRLTLIGFPIGTGVGLIVALLLHLLPWARRAFYPLIILSQNVPSIALGPLLIIWFGFGLLPKIVLITLVCFFPVAVAAMGGLAQSDQVMMNYMKMAGASKWQIFTKLELPSSIPALFSGVKISATYAVMGAVVAEWIGADKGIGYYMLLQKSAYRTDRMFVAIVIIVLLSLVLFAIIALLEKWLVRWKPRRNS; encoded by the coding sequence GTGAGATCGACCTGGAAGCTAATATGGCCGCCCCTTGTGGCGGTCGTCTTCTTTTTAACCGTATGGCAGCTATCTGTATCTGTATTTCATATTGAATCCTGGATTCTGCCGAGTCCTGCTGATATTGCCCGTGAATCCACCAGTAACGCTTCTGGTCTTTGGGCTCATACGATGGCTACGCTGCGGCTCACTTTAATTGGTTTTCCCATCGGTACGGGGGTAGGTCTGATCGTCGCTTTGCTTTTGCATCTTTTGCCTTGGGCTAGACGGGCTTTTTATCCACTCATTATTCTGAGTCAAAATGTTCCCTCCATCGCGCTCGGCCCCCTGCTCATTATCTGGTTCGGCTTTGGTCTTTTGCCCAAAATCGTGCTGATTACACTAGTATGTTTCTTCCCTGTAGCTGTCGCTGCGATGGGCGGCCTGGCCCAAAGTGATCAGGTCATGATGAATTATATGAAAATGGCTGGCGCAAGCAAGTGGCAAATCTTTACCAAGCTGGAGCTGCCCTCTTCTATCCCGGCACTATTTTCCGGTGTAAAAATATCTGCTACTTATGCGGTTATGGGCGCCGTGGTCGCTGAATGGATTGGCGCGGATAAGGGTATTGGCTATTATATGCTTCTGCAGAAATCCGCTTATCGTACGGATCGGATGTTTGTCGCTATTGTTATTATTGTACTTTTAAGTCTTGTACTCTTTGCTATTATTGCATTGCTGGAAAAATGGCTGGTTCGCTGGAAGCCGCGCCGTAACTCATAG
- a CDS encoding thiamine-binding protein: MANTLLSIQVIPKTPNNEDSIPYVDKAIEVIQKSGVKHQVNPLETTMEGELSELLEVVRQMQEALIEAGSPSVISQIKIAHNPNGISMDKLTEKYRP, translated from the coding sequence GTGGCTAACACCCTACTAAGCATTCAAGTAATTCCAAAAACTCCGAACAATGAGGATTCCATCCCATACGTAGATAAAGCGATTGAGGTCATTCAAAAATCCGGTGTTAAACATCAGGTGAATCCGCTGGAAACCACAATGGAAGGTGAGCTTAGCGAGCTGCTGGAGGTTGTGCGTCAGATGCAAGAGGCGTTGATCGAAGCAGGCAGTCCAAGCGTAATTTCGCAGATCAAAATCGCTCATAATCCTAACGGAATCAGCATGGATAAATTGACGGAGAAATATCGGCCGTGA
- a CDS encoding ABC transporter substrate-binding protein, which produces MHLKKAHTLCLTCVLILAIAGCGSNTGNTAGNKANATDPTAAAGTDAPKELTKVKVALDWTPNTNHTGLYVAKDLGYYAEEGLDVEIVQPGAAGSDTMVTSGEAAFGISAQEGLTLARLQGVPLVSIAAIIQHNTSGFAAPVDRNIKSPKDFEGKTYGGWGSPAEEAAMKAIMDPEGGDVKKVKLISIGEADYFTAVKRDIDFAWIFYAWTGVEAELRGEPLDMLYLKDYAPQLDYYTPVLTTSEKQIADHPDLVKAFMKATSKGYQYAIDHPEEAAGMLSKAVPDLDADLVLASQKWLSPKYKDDAARWGEQKTEVWQNYGDWMYDLKLLDKPLDAASAFSNDFLPAE; this is translated from the coding sequence ATGCACCTTAAAAAAGCACATACGTTGTGCCTCACCTGTGTACTCATTCTTGCCATTGCCGGATGCGGCAGCAACACTGGGAATACAGCCGGAAACAAAGCAAATGCTACTGATCCAACTGCTGCGGCTGGGACGGATGCTCCAAAAGAGCTCACCAAAGTTAAAGTCGCACTCGACTGGACACCGAACACAAATCATACCGGTCTATACGTAGCTAAGGATCTTGGTTACTACGCTGAAGAAGGTCTGGACGTCGAGATCGTTCAGCCAGGCGCAGCGGGTTCTGATACTATGGTTACTTCTGGCGAAGCCGCATTTGGCATCAGCGCCCAAGAAGGATTAACACTAGCCCGTCTACAAGGCGTACCCCTTGTCTCGATAGCAGCTATTATTCAGCATAATACGTCGGGATTCGCTGCTCCAGTAGATCGCAATATTAAATCACCAAAGGATTTCGAAGGTAAAACCTACGGAGGCTGGGGCTCACCGGCGGAAGAAGCAGCCATGAAAGCTATCATGGATCCTGAAGGTGGCGATGTGAAAAAGGTGAAGCTGATCAGTATCGGTGAAGCTGATTATTTTACCGCCGTCAAACGTGACATTGATTTCGCCTGGATTTTCTACGCTTGGACTGGTGTTGAGGCTGAGTTGCGTGGCGAGCCATTGGATATGCTGTACTTAAAGGATTATGCGCCGCAGCTCGATTATTACACGCCTGTGCTGACGACGAGTGAGAAGCAAATTGCAGATCATCCTGATCTGGTGAAGGCCTTCATGAAAGCCACATCAAAAGGTTATCAATATGCCATTGATCATCCGGAAGAGGCTGCCGGTATGTTATCAAAGGCCGTTCCTGACCTGGACGCCGACCTTGTCCTAGCTAGTCAAAAATGGCTTAGCCCAAAATACAAGGACGATGCTGCCCGCTGGGGCGAGCAAAAAACCGAGGTCTGGCAGAATTATGGCGACTGGATGTACGATCTGAAGTTGCTGGATAAACCGCTGGATGCTGCTAGTGCATTCAGTAATGATTTTTTACCGGCGGAGTAG
- a CDS encoding MFS transporter, with product MKKLIWIGCLSYFVIGLAHVVLGSILPVLLQHYDQNYSAGGELIFSQFAGFLAGVLVSPLLNRRFGKRGGILIATSLLLVAEIAYAFLPPWGWMYVIAVAAGFGFGMIEAVIGTIIIGAVTEGTAIAMSRLEVLFGIGALVMPLIASPLIAAGAWRLAFLIVAAFSLISLILWTRGHFGNLQRMLDERASVQGADNSQSSSSRSNKKFPYKGKQWILLGIFIVFFFLYVGTEMSLVNFMPAIFIAKLGMTESAAALTVTFFWLAMSTGRLFAGVIAEKISYRVYILSSCLLTLLLLALFPFTDNRMAAFIVILLLGLFMSGIFSIALVYSSKMLPCTEESTPSIMIASGGVGGALLPLFMGWSMDHLEVAQTAGLLAAFAAFLFLLSIAAWRFQSMQALKGKSSRI from the coding sequence GTGAAAAAACTGATTTGGATCGGCTGTCTTTCCTACTTCGTTATCGGTCTGGCACATGTTGTGCTGGGATCTATTCTGCCCGTTCTACTGCAACATTATGATCAAAATTATAGTGCTGGCGGTGAATTAATCTTTAGTCAATTCGCTGGTTTTTTAGCAGGTGTGTTGGTCTCTCCCCTGCTTAATCGCCGCTTCGGAAAACGTGGAGGCATCCTCATTGCCACCAGTCTTCTACTAGTTGCAGAAATTGCCTACGCCTTTCTACCGCCTTGGGGCTGGATGTATGTTATCGCTGTTGCCGCAGGTTTTGGTTTCGGGATGATCGAAGCGGTTATCGGCACCATTATTATTGGTGCTGTAACCGAAGGAACTGCTATTGCAATGAGCCGGCTTGAAGTGCTATTCGGGATAGGCGCACTCGTGATGCCGCTTATCGCCAGTCCGCTCATTGCTGCCGGAGCGTGGAGATTGGCCTTTCTAATCGTCGCTGCCTTCTCCTTAATTTCTCTTATCCTCTGGACAAGAGGGCATTTCGGTAATCTACAACGAATGCTGGATGAACGCGCCTCTGTCCAAGGAGCAGACAATTCGCAATCCTCAAGCTCACGTTCTAACAAAAAATTTCCGTATAAAGGTAAGCAATGGATTCTGTTAGGGATCTTCATCGTTTTCTTTTTTCTTTATGTAGGCACAGAGATGAGTTTAGTCAACTTTATGCCGGCTATCTTTATTGCCAAGCTAGGGATGACGGAGTCTGCCGCAGCACTGACAGTCACTTTCTTTTGGCTGGCGATGTCTACAGGAAGATTGTTTGCGGGTGTAATTGCCGAAAAAATATCTTATCGCGTGTACATTCTCAGCAGCTGTTTACTAACCTTGTTACTGCTGGCACTCTTTCCGTTCACTGACAATCGAATGGCTGCTTTCATTGTAATTCTGCTGCTGGGGCTGTTTATGTCCGGTATTTTCTCCATTGCTTTAGTCTACTCCAGCAAAATGCTGCCTTGCACCGAAGAGTCAACACCCAGCATTATGATTGCTTCCGGAGGTGTTGGCGGTGCTTTGCTACCTCTGTTTATGGGCTGGTCTATGGACCATTTAGAAGTGGCACAAACAGCCGGATTACTGGCCGCTTTTGCCGCCTTCTTGTTTCTGCTAAGCATTGCCGCATGGAGGTTCCAGTCCATGCAAGCGTTGAAAGGAAAGAGTTCCCGTATTTAG
- a CDS encoding pyridoxamine 5'-phosphate oxidase family protein yields the protein MDNKQLEQLIIKALDDNKFGSFGTIEEGNKPKVRYMAIFHEGLRIYLATNRKTHKVEELSDNPNAFVLLGYEAGGSKDVLEIEATATVSKDEGLRSKVWNKELEPWFTGPDDPNYVILELTPTRIEYVGSNKEHGVWQP from the coding sequence ATGGATAACAAACAACTGGAGCAACTCATTATTAAGGCATTGGATGACAACAAGTTCGGTTCCTTTGGTACGATCGAAGAAGGAAATAAGCCGAAAGTACGTTATATGGCCATTTTCCATGAGGGTTTGAGAATTTATTTGGCTACAAATCGCAAAACTCATAAAGTGGAGGAGTTATCCGATAATCCGAATGCTTTTGTACTGCTTGGCTATGAGGCAGGCGGAAGCAAAGATGTGCTGGAGATTGAAGCAACTGCTACCGTCTCTAAGGATGAAGGCTTGCGCTCCAAGGTATGGAATAAAGAGCTGGAGCCATGGTTTACAGGACCTGATGATCCTAATTATGTAATTTTGGAGCTTACTCCAACACGTATTGAGTATGTAGGCAGCAATAAAGAGCATGGAGTATGGCAGCCGTAA
- a CDS encoding response regulator transcription factor → MSVTLLYIEDDREIGSVVSADLSERGYSVRWLRSGEGAMEEAGACQLAILDVMLPGLDGFTIGQRLKRSYPKLPILMLSARTSIDDKLQGLEFADDYLTKPFHPDELAARIEVLLRRNGASVQDSLTLKHLVVYEGDNRVMNAQTQEEIMLTGKQFQIFSYLLRHLNQIMTKEQIYEAVWGEAYIEGDKTLMVHIRYLREKLELDPGNPEIIETVRGIGYRVRA, encoded by the coding sequence ATGAGCGTTACTCTGTTATATATTGAAGATGATCGTGAAATTGGCAGTGTAGTGTCTGCTGATTTAAGCGAAAGAGGATATAGTGTCCGCTGGTTACGGAGCGGCGAAGGAGCAATGGAAGAAGCCGGCGCCTGCCAACTGGCTATTCTCGATGTTATGCTACCAGGTCTGGACGGGTTTACGATCGGGCAACGTTTGAAACGTTCTTACCCTAAGCTGCCCATTTTGATGCTTTCCGCCCGGACCTCTATTGATGATAAGCTGCAAGGTTTGGAGTTCGCAGATGATTATTTGACCAAGCCTTTTCATCCGGATGAATTGGCCGCTCGAATTGAGGTGCTGCTCCGAAGGAATGGGGCATCTGTTCAGGATTCGCTCACACTTAAACATCTAGTCGTATATGAAGGGGATAACCGCGTAATGAATGCTCAGACTCAGGAAGAAATCATGCTTACAGGTAAGCAATTTCAGATTTTTTCCTATTTGCTGCGTCATCTTAACCAAATTATGACGAAGGAGCAGATCTACGAGGCCGTGTGGGGTGAGGCTTATATCGAAGGGGATAAAACTCTGATGGTACATATTCGTTATTTGCGCGAAAAGCTGGAGCTTGATCCGGGTAATCCGGAAATTATCGAAACTGTCCGTGGGATCGGCTACCGGGTAAGAGCATGA
- a CDS encoding HAMP domain-containing sensor histidine kinase, producing MRGLERIRKKRNSSLLSGYLLIIVSALLFIPVVLPLSFVGYNILNEVTKGAPPVDTSLYSNIAPLETMWHKEALHLENASSEAINQRLIELSRKYTEATMFWVDAQGKTQLILTPEEGDKDKIYPEVPDQWTAAEAISFMKESTNRDPLAIVAFVGDKVEADKGFMVMQIPSKLLNKGAYGGLGAWAWYNFVLFTLFGGFALVSWMFFRKIRKRLLQLQTAMTITGPDRMPKSIVTGKLDEIGRLEEAFNTMVTKLDESRRREIEEEELRKRLVSNLSHDLRTPLTVIRSHIHVMTKEDLTSKGKQSLQLMDERIADLSVLIENLLSYNLLNSGRVTLKLERKDVLRLLRESAAAWYPVWEKEGFDIDINLEAEPLFWRVDEVWFRRILDNLYQNIVRHASSGHYVGISTEQRNEQRAIIIADHGRGIQSPSDYKGAGLGLSIVDLLMKHMELEWVVESTGKGTSIVIFDPHREI from the coding sequence ATGAGAGGATTAGAGCGCATTCGCAAGAAACGTAATTCCTCCTTGTTATCAGGGTATTTGCTAATTATCGTATCTGCACTGCTATTTATCCCTGTGGTCCTTCCGTTGTCTTTTGTTGGCTACAATATTCTTAACGAAGTGACCAAAGGTGCCCCGCCTGTAGATACATCCCTGTATTCGAATATTGCACCGCTGGAGACTATGTGGCATAAAGAGGCACTTCACTTAGAAAATGCTTCTTCGGAAGCCATAAATCAGCGGCTGATTGAATTGAGTCGAAAATACACCGAGGCTACTATGTTTTGGGTAGACGCGCAGGGAAAAACCCAGTTGATTCTCACGCCTGAAGAAGGGGATAAGGATAAGATTTACCCTGAAGTTCCTGATCAGTGGACTGCGGCTGAGGCTATTTCATTTATGAAAGAAAGTACGAATCGTGATCCTTTAGCCATCGTTGCTTTCGTGGGGGACAAAGTGGAGGCAGACAAGGGATTTATGGTGATGCAAATTCCAAGCAAGCTGCTGAACAAAGGGGCTTATGGGGGATTAGGGGCTTGGGCTTGGTATAACTTTGTGTTATTTACCCTTTTTGGAGGGTTCGCTCTGGTTTCGTGGATGTTCTTTAGAAAAATTCGCAAACGGCTGCTGCAACTGCAAACCGCGATGACGATTACAGGCCCGGATAGAATGCCTAAGTCTATAGTGACAGGCAAACTGGACGAGATCGGTCGCCTGGAGGAAGCTTTTAATACGATGGTAACCAAACTGGATGAAAGCCGACGCAGGGAAATAGAAGAGGAAGAGTTGCGTAAGCGTCTAGTCTCGAATTTATCTCACGATTTACGCACACCTCTAACCGTCATTCGCAGCCATATCCATGTTATGACCAAAGAGGATCTGACCTCAAAAGGTAAGCAGTCCTTACAGCTTATGGATGAGCGTATTGCGGATCTTAGCGTCCTGATCGAGAATCTTTTATCTTACAATCTGCTCAATAGTGGACGGGTAACCTTAAAGCTGGAACGTAAAGATGTTCTACGCTTGTTACGGGAGAGTGCGGCTGCTTGGTACCCCGTATGGGAAAAAGAGGGCTTCGACATTGATATTAACCTGGAAGCCGAACCGCTATTCTGGAGGGTGGATGAGGTCTGGTTCCGCCGTATTCTCGATAATTTGTATCAAAACATTGTACGACATGCCAGCAGCGGGCATTATGTCGGGATCTCAACGGAGCAACGTAATGAACAACGTGCCATAATTATTGCGGATCATGGTCGAGGCATTCAGAGTCCATCCGATTACAAGGGGGCAGGTTTGGGATTGTCTATCGTCGATCTTTTGATGAAGCATATGGAGCTGGAATGGGTTGTGGAGAGCACAGGCAAAGGCACTTCTATTGTAATCTTTGATCCGCATCGTGAAATTTAA
- a CDS encoding ABC transporter ATP-binding protein, translating to MEETVIKTKDLLKKYRGRAAVENLNLNIRKGEIYGFLGPNGAGKTTTIRMLLGLITPTSGKIEVFGQDLRKNKLQILRKVGSLVESPSYYGHLSAVDNLEAIRRILDVPKSRIAEVLDIVSLTGEERRPVKGFSLGMKQRLGIAAALLGNPELLILDEPTNGLDPSGIQEIRGLIKRLPQEQGITVVVSSHLLSEIEQMADTVGIIRQGQMVYQDTIANLQQQAAGEIRLAVSEPESALRLAGGRGYEGTLQEQKLIFSRMNDARVALLVKALVENGHAVYRVEERRQSLEDFFLQVVGGGES from the coding sequence ATGGAAGAAACAGTGATTAAAACTAAGGATTTATTGAAAAAATATCGTGGCCGGGCTGCGGTAGAAAATTTGAATTTAAATATCCGTAAGGGAGAGATTTATGGTTTTCTGGGTCCCAACGGAGCTGGGAAAACTACAACAATCCGTATGCTGCTTGGCCTAATTACACCGACATCTGGAAAAATTGAAGTGTTCGGCCAGGATCTTCGGAAGAATAAGCTGCAAATTTTACGGAAGGTAGGGTCGCTTGTCGAATCCCCCTCGTATTATGGGCATCTGAGTGCTGTGGACAATCTCGAAGCGATCCGCCGCATTCTGGATGTTCCGAAGTCACGAATCGCTGAGGTGCTAGATATTGTTTCTCTAACCGGGGAAGAGAGACGTCCGGTCAAAGGGTTCTCCCTCGGGATGAAGCAGAGACTTGGTATCGCAGCTGCCTTGCTAGGGAATCCAGAGCTGCTTATTCTGGACGAGCCAACGAACGGACTCGACCCGTCAGGGATTCAGGAAATTCGTGGGCTTATCAAACGTTTGCCACAGGAGCAAGGAATTACGGTTGTAGTATCCAGTCACCTGCTTAGTGAAATTGAACAAATGGCAGATACCGTGGGTATTATTCGCCAAGGGCAAATGGTATACCAAGATACAATAGCTAATCTGCAACAACAGGCTGCTGGCGAGATACGCCTTGCGGTTTCGGAACCAGAGTCTGCGTTACGTCTCGCTGGAGGCCGGGGGTATGAAGGGACACTACAAGAGCAAAAACTGATTTTTTCAAGAATGAACGATGCAAGAGTAGCGCTGCTAGTCAAGGCTTTGGTAGAGAATGGGCACGCTGTCTATCGTGTAGAGGAGCGGAGACAATCGCTTGAGGACTTCTTCCTACAGGTTGTGGGAGGCGGGGAATCATGA
- a CDS encoding ABC transporter permease yields MMWRALSADWLKIRGKGIWFLVFLGPIGLVSMQGLNFGLRYDYLRQQYSADLWGGLLDNVSGFVPTALFLGGTLVCSLIANVEHQMSSWKQLLALPISRTSVFMAKLMLCLLLVAVSCLLLSVGIVVLGLILGFKADLIPYVDVLRIGFMSYIAALPVIALQLWLSLANRNQTLPVALGITLSLTSFFSMFLSEWVPLTWPYLAWDSSNRLLFSGAGLLLGMLVFLPGAVHFARKDVD; encoded by the coding sequence ATGATGTGGCGGGCGTTGTCAGCGGATTGGCTTAAAATCCGCGGCAAAGGAATTTGGTTTCTAGTGTTTCTAGGACCGATTGGTCTAGTATCCATGCAGGGCCTTAACTTTGGCCTTCGTTATGATTATCTGCGTCAGCAGTATAGCGCGGATTTATGGGGAGGACTTCTGGATAATGTGTCCGGGTTTGTGCCCACAGCTCTTTTTCTGGGCGGCACTTTAGTATGCTCGCTGATTGCAAATGTCGAACATCAGATGAGTTCATGGAAGCAGCTCTTGGCACTGCCTATCTCTCGTACCTCAGTGTTTATGGCTAAGTTAATGCTCTGTCTGCTGCTAGTGGCAGTTTCCTGCTTGTTGCTCTCAGTGGGGATAGTTGTTTTAGGGCTTATTTTGGGCTTCAAAGCTGATCTTATTCCTTATGTGGATGTACTCAGAATTGGCTTTATGTCCTATATTGCGGCTCTGCCGGTCATCGCGCTACAGCTGTGGCTTTCCCTGGCTAATCGTAATCAGACACTGCCGGTTGCCCTGGGGATCACATTATCCTTGACGTCATTTTTCTCCATGTTCCTTTCGGAGTGGGTGCCTTTAACATGGCCATATTTGGCGTGGGACTCCTCTAATCGCCTCTTGTTCAGCGGTGCGGGTCTGCTGCTGGGAATGCTGGTGTTTTTGCCGGGTGCAGTGCATTTCGCTCGAAAGGATGTGGATTAA